In Anopheles arabiensis isolate DONGOLA chromosome 2, AaraD3, whole genome shotgun sequence, the genomic window TCGGTGCGAGTCTCAGTTATTTTAGAACCGGAGACCAGACCTAACGTGTGTGTGGCCGGTTAGCTCGACCAGCTCCTTCCTCGTTCGTTGCTGATAACTGTCCTGCCTGCTTGCCAGTAGCGTGCCAGTGGAAGTATAGAGAggtgtgtctgtttttagcAAAATGGCTCTTCTACGACTTGTTGCTACCGAGGTAAGTGTAATCgtgttcgttttcttttctccaaAATATGCTCCTTCTTAGCAATCCAGCAGGAGCCACACGGTGCAGgtggtggcgttttttttgttttatatttcgaTTGCGTAACAATGGAGATTTGTGCGACTTTCGACATCTATTAATATTTGAGAAGGAGGTTCAAGGTCAATCGCCACATGCCGAGTGTAGCGACCTTAGCCGCAACAAGTTCTCTACACAACCGGCTACGTGTAGATGGAGCTGAAGGCGGCATCGGCGGCATGTTCGGGCGGCTCGAAAACGAGTGTCGGCAACGCCAGGCCCGACTATTGacccacgtgtgtgtgtgtgtgtttgctaacTACGCCATTTCAAGATACAATTTGGTGAGATCGTACGATTTTTGTCGTCAACACCCTTTACCATCGCGTGCGAGCAATTTGTCTCTACGTGCCATTACATACATTGTCCTCGACGGTGCTGGTTGTTTTCGACTCCTATTAGCTAGTCTCTATGAATAATCTTTATTATTTTCGGGCCGTACTATCGTACGATATCAACGAGGGGATTGTCTGATATCAAGTCTTCATCACATGGGTGGGAGCCACTTTAGCAGACGTAACCAATTAGTCGCCGGACTAAGGGGGCGACTACTGCGGCGAGAGATTTTGGAGAAACTGATGACGTCGAAACAGCACAGAAGGCGCTGATATCAATTCCAGTATGCGTGAAGGCTGTTGCTGTGACGACGGCAGGGGCGCGTTACGGTTTTAACTAACACCAACGAGCGCGCCAACGTGGTGGTGGCGGGCACGTTGCAGTGGCGATCGCAGTTGTGCCTCTGCTAATGAATTTCAATTGGCTGTCGGGAGGGGTACTTCCAGTGATCTTTACAACCTCAAAAGGGCGACCGGAAAGCCCTTGAAATGGGAGACTAAAATTGTATTGaaccttttgttttgttttttgttttgaatttaaattatgtaacagtattttttgttgccttcaTTTTGGATTCATTCAATGTAAAGAGTTCAACATCCGCACAcgtaaaatggaaattaaatgttCTAAACAATTCCCTATACACACATCTTTCTCCGCCAACAGTGCCGCAATGTGCTGCAACGTGGCTATAGCACAGCATCTGTGCCGACCACGAAGATGTTCATCGACGGCAAGTTCGTTGAGTCGAAGACGAACGATTGGATCGATCTGCATGACCCAGCCACGAACGAGGTGGTGACGCGTGTCCCCAAATGCACGCAGGACGAAATGCAGACGGCGGTCGAATCGTCCAAGAAGGCTTACAAGGTATGTTCAAgggcaaaaaaacaatccttGTTCCCATCCAAGGAGGCTTAATCGGTAATGCTGATCGGACCATATTCCTTTCTCCCGTTAGACCTGGCGCCAATCGTCCATCCTGAGCAGACAGCAGGTCATGCTCAAGCTGCAGCACATTATCCGCAACAACATGTCGGAGCTGGCGAAGAACATCACCAAGGAGCAGGGCAAAACACTGATCGATGCCGAGGGAGACGTTCTCCGAGGACTGCGTAAGTAGCTAGGGGCCGGTTCTCTGAATCCGCTTCCGCCGAGATGCTCACGCAAAGTTTTCAAACCCATACAGAGGTGGTGGAGCATTGCTGCAGCATCACGTCGCTGCAGATGGGTGAAACCGTGCCGAACATCGCCAAGGATATGGACACGTACTCGTACCATCTGCCGCTCGGCGTTACGGCCGGCATTGCACCGTTCAACTTCCCCGCCATGATCCCGCTGTGGATGTTCCCGGTGGCGATCACTTGCGGCAACACGAGCATCATCAAGCCGTCGGAGCGCGTGCCCGGCGCGACGATGCTGCTGATGGAGATGCTGAACGAGGCCGGCTGCCCGCCGGGCGTCGTGAACGTGATTCACGGTGCGCACGATGCGGTCAACTTTGTCTGCGACAATCCGGACATTCGGGCGGTTTCGTTCGTCGGCTCGGACCAGGCGGGCAAGTACATCTACGAGCGCGCGGGACGCAACGGCAAGCGCGTGCAGTGCAATATGGGTGCCAAGAACCATGGCGTCATTATGGCGGACGCAAACAAGGAAAACACGCTCAACCAGCTGGCTGGGGCGGCGTTCGGTGCGGCCGGCCAGCGTTGCATGGCTCTCTCGACGGCGGTGTTTGTCGGCGAGGCTAGGAACTGGATCCCCGATCTGGTGGAGCGTGCCCGCAAGCTGAAGGTGAACGCGGGCCATCTGCCCGGCACGGATCTGGGACCGGTCATCTCGCCCCAGTCGAAGCAGCGCATCAACGAGCTGGTCGAGTCGGGCGCGAAGGAGGGCGCGAAGATCGTGCTCGATGGGCGCAACATCAAGGTGGAGGGCTTCGAGAAGGGCAACTTTGTCGGACCGACCATCATCAGCGACGTGACGCCGAACATGAAGTGCTACACGGAGGAAATCTTTGGCCCGGTACTGGTGTGCCTGTCGGTCGATACGATCGACGAAGCGATCGAGCTGATCAACAACAACCCGTACGGCAATGGTACGGCCATCTTCACCACCAACGGTGCGACGGCCCGCAAGTTTGTGAACGACATTGACGTTGGCCAGGTCGGTGTGAATGTGCCGATTCCGGTGCCGCTGCCGATGTTCTCGTTCACCGGCAGCCGGGGCAGCTTCCTGGGCGACTGTCACTTCTACGGCAAGCAGGGCATCAAGTTCTACACGCAAACGAAAACCGTCACGCAGCTGTGGCGTGAGGGCGACGTTAGCCATACCAAGGCGGCCGTTGCCATGCCAACGATGAAGTAAGACTGCGTGTAAAACAACCACGCGTGGTTTTGTGCCATCGAGGGCGGCAGACGGCCCAGCAGGACGGACACCAGCACGACTAACGACAGCGACAACGAACGTCTTCCAGATAAAGTGCATTTAATAACACGATTcgtttttataaaacaaatcaacttTAGGGAAATAAAGATGCCTATAACTTTGCTTTGCTCATACTTGGTGCGTAGTTTTGCAATCCATCCTTATCGTTATCCTAGATCGAACCGAATTTCAACCGATGTTCTGCTCAACACTGTAGGACACGCGTCACCGTCCAGCGAAGCTTTCACGCAAGCTGTCTCGTATGTTGTACGCAATGTCGTATAGCGGCTCGTGTGCATACGTCAAAGTCTGCGCTGACAatatcaaaacaataacaaacccCCTGCTGATCGATTGTGTACGTTTTCCGGGTGCAGTGAGTGAATAAAAGGGGTGTTTTCGGGTGTGTTAAGTTTTCCCACTGCCGCACCATGCATGACGCGTACATTGTCTATCCGCCGGAGAAAATCTCCGTGCAAATTGAATCGATGACGGGCTTTGGTAAGTTTAAGGGGCAACTTGAAACAGTTCCACAGTGATAAGCGAAGTGAGTCATTATCCGGAATCCCTCCTTGCAGATAACAAGCTCATCCTGGGCACCAGACAGGGACACCTGCTGATGTACTCGTTCGAGACGAACACGGAAACGAACAAGCTCGatctgcagctgctgcagtaCGACAAAAACTTTAGCAAAAAGCCCATCACCCAGATCGACGTCATTCCCGAGTACACGCTGCTGTTCAGCCTCACCGACGGTTTGCTGAACGTGAACGATTTCAGCCGCCACGGCTTTCCGCTGATCCATTCGGCACAGCGCACGAAGGGAGCGAACGTGTTTGCGCTGGACATAAAGGTGAGCACGAGTCACATTCACCTCCATCCACTGGAGTCACCATTCGTTTGGGTTGTTCCAATCCGTTTCAGCGGTCGAAATCTTTAACGAGCGAAGTCAAGATCGTTTGCCGGGTGTGTGTAGCGGTGAAGCGAAAGCTGCAGTGCTACTACTGGAAACAGAACCAGCTGCTGTCGCTCGACAGTGAGATCGATTTGAACGATGTGCCAAAGACGGTGGCGTGGAACAATAACTTCATCTGTGTCGGCTACAAAACCGAGTACGTCCTGTACGATGTAAGTAGTAAGCAATGGTTGTGGTGGAGTAAGTGCAGTTAAATCAACAATTTCGACACACTTCCATTCCACCAGATGTCGGCAGCACAGCCCCGGAAGGTCGATCTGTTTCCCACGAGCTCGTCGAAAACCATCGAACCGTGCATTACGCTGATCGAGGACAGTGTGTTCGCGGTGGTGAAGGACGAGTTTCTGATCACGATCTACACGGAAAAGTATCGGGCGGACGATCGAGAAGGGCCAAACAGCATGTCCGGGTCGGTTAAACCGGTGGAAGCGAAAGCGGTTAAGGCGGATGCGGCCAAGCGTACGATGAACCTGAAATCGCTGATCTGGAGCGAACCGTTCCAGTGTCTGGTCTGGGACGATCCGTACGCGGTTGGGCTGATCAACGATGCCATCGAGGTGCGCGTGTTTGACAACGTGCAGGACAAGGGCACACTGATCCAGAGCATTCCGCAGCTGCACAAAGCGCGGTTCCTGGTGCGTGGCAAGCAGGGACTGCTGTATGTGGCCTCCGTATCTCATCTGTGGTGCATTCAGGCGGTCGACATTTCCAAGCAGCGCAAACATCTGCTGCAGGAGGAAAACTTTCAACTGGCTTTGAAGCTAACGGTTGGCATGATACAAACGGTGTaacgggtttttgtttgtagttCATTGCGTTTCCCTCTCTTCCCCCTCTTTGCAGCACATCTCCGACGAAAGTGCCGAGTTCAAGGCGACGAAAATAAACGAAATTCAAACGCGCCACGCGTACAACCTGTTCGTCAACAAGCACTTCCGCGAGTCGATGCAGGAGTTTGCGCAGCTCGACACCGATCCGATCGATGTGATCCGCCTGTTTCCGGACCTGCTGCCCGACAGTGGCAAAAACAAGCTCAGCCACTACTCGGACAAACCGGCACCGGTGCTGGACGAGAAGGAGCTGGAAAATGCGATCCTCGCCCTGATCGATTACCTTACCGACAAGCGGTTCCCGTTGCGCAAGGGCGCCAAAACGAACCCGGACGGCACGACGGACAAGAACGTGGCGGCACTGCTGGCCATCATCGATACGACGCTGCTGAAGTGCTATCTGCTGACGAACGATTCGTTGATTGCGCCCGTGCTACGGATGAACCACTGCTATCTG contains:
- the LOC120893796 gene encoding vam6/Vps39-like protein, giving the protein MHDAYIVYPPEKISVQIESMTGFDNKLILGTRQGHLLMYSFETNTETNKLDLQLLQYDKNFSKKPITQIDVIPEYTLLFSLTDGLLNVNDFSRHGFPLIHSAQRTKGANVFALDIKRSKSLTSEVKIVCRVCVAVKRKLQCYYWKQNQLLSLDSEIDLNDVPKTVAWNNNFICVGYKTEYVLYDMSAAQPRKVDLFPTSSSKTIEPCITLIEDSVFAVVKDEFLITIYTEKYRADDREGPNSMSGSVKPVEAKAVKADAAKRTMNLKSLIWSEPFQCLVWDDPYAVGLINDAIEVRVFDNVQDKGTLIQSIPQLHKARFLVRGKQGLLYVASVSHLWCIQAVDISKQRKHLLQEENFQLALKLTHISDESAEFKATKINEIQTRHAYNLFVNKHFRESMQEFAQLDTDPIDVIRLFPDLLPDSGKNKLSHYSDKPAPVLDEKELENAILALIDYLTDKRFPLRKGAKTNPDGTTDKNVAALLAIIDTTLLKCYLLTNDSLIAPVLRMNHCYLEESERVLKKHEKYVELIILYQTKGQHKRALQLLHTQAEVPGSPLFGHDRTVQYLQQLGTDFKQLIFEFSGWVLQKHPEDGLKVFVEEMPEVKNLPRAEVLDFLLKDHRTLVVRYLEHIINVWHEEKALFHNILIQQYREKLLTLRNDKTVDGDTKKQEEMADVREKLLTFLKKSKYYHAEKVLGEFPYTDMFEERAIILGRLGKHEKALAIFVQILGDFEKGLAYCDDVYDTNDPQNCDVYVTLMKIILTPPSAPPYSDVPLHPRCLVPDHEMVVNILEKHAEKINPYAALQILPDTIPLVRIKHFLENALKFYLEKKQRAQVLKGLYYAEHLQIMEQKMLCESKHFLVTDLSVCAVCKKKFSNQSAFVRLPDGVIVHFSCQDRMFS
- the LOC120893797 gene encoding probable methylmalonate-semialdehyde dehydrogenase [acylating], mitochondrial, which codes for MALLRLVATECRNVLQRGYSTASVPTTKMFIDGKFVESKTNDWIDLHDPATNEVVTRVPKCTQDEMQTAVESSKKAYKTWRQSSILSRQQVMLKLQHIIRNNMSELAKNITKEQGKTLIDAEGDVLRGLQVVEHCCSITSLQMGETVPNIAKDMDTYSYHLPLGVTAGIAPFNFPAMIPLWMFPVAITCGNTSIIKPSERVPGATMLLMEMLNEAGCPPGVVNVIHGAHDAVNFVCDNPDIRAVSFVGSDQAGKYIYERAGRNGKRVQCNMGAKNHGVIMADANKENTLNQLAGAAFGAAGQRCMALSTAVFVGEARNWIPDLVERARKLKVNAGHLPGTDLGPVISPQSKQRINELVESGAKEGAKIVLDGRNIKVEGFEKGNFVGPTIISDVTPNMKCYTEEIFGPVLVCLSVDTIDEAIELINNNPYGNGTAIFTTNGATARKFVNDIDVGQVGVNVPIPVPLPMFSFTGSRGSFLGDCHFYGKQGIKFYTQTKTVTQLWREGDVSHTKAAVAMPTMK